Proteins co-encoded in one Brassica oleracea var. oleracea cultivar TO1000 chromosome C4, BOL, whole genome shotgun sequence genomic window:
- the LOC106338106 gene encoding disease resistance protein RML1B-like, which translates to MFDISEVPVGLFFCYGQLLNNLKKIDLRRSKKLNELPNLSTATNLEELYLEDCWSLWKITSSIRYLKKLRKLDMKRCKELLLLPTDIDLESLHSLNLSGCSKLESFPHISRNISNLVLDETKIEEVPERIEDISGLNYILMTGFSNLKYFSSNISKLKHFEMMLFTVVTTTYDSGIMDNRTNDVFLSFHREDVRKAFVSYLHKEFMRDQDLATNVVNEIRSSRIAIVILTDNYMSSERCLDELVEIIECSEEIGQKVIPVYYDVDTVNISRQIQDIIKTESYPQKLRQAFTVVSQLQGYNFSTWDPETAVSQMLADDISFSPKELFDMETLKEEFNGLEWKEKVLFCHIACFFNNETYENVTQLLKDCGFDVGGSLEILYEKSLIQISVERVIIMRPVLQKIGRDEVLAEFINVPANRQFLMDTEGCDLLIVLTDDTKRMYGISFNISEMEQRLARDERLKGMKRLKVMRMYKDSLYGKEVRVHLVIGLHSLWERLSNI; encoded by the exons ATGTTTGACATATCTGAAGTTCCCGTTGGCCTCTTTTTTTGTTATGGTCAGCTGCTTAATAACCTCAAGAAGATAGATTTGCGGAGATCTAAAAAGCTGAATGAACTCCCAAATCTTTCAACGGCCACCAATCTCGAGGAACTGTATCTTGAAGATTGCTGGAGTCTGTGGAAGATTACTTCCTCTATTCGTTATCTCAAGAAACTGAGGAAGCTAGACATGAAAAGATGCAAAGAACTGCTGCTGCTTCCAACCGATATTGACTTGGAGTCTCTCCATTCCCTCAATCTCAGTGGATGCTCCAAGTTAGAGAGTTTTCCTCACATTTCAAGGAACATTTCAAATCTTGTTCTTGATGAAACCAAGATTGAAGAAGTTCCTGAAAGGATAGAAGATATCTCTGGGCTCAATTACATATTGATGACCGGTTTCAGCAACTTAAAATATTTTTCTTCCAACATTTCGAAACTGAAACATTTTGAGATGATGTTGTTTACAGTGGTGACGACGACATATGATAGTGGCATCATGGACAATAGGACAAACGATGTCTTCCTAAGCTTCCATAGGGAAGATGTTCGCAAAGCTTTTGTGAGCTACTTGCACAAGGAATTTATGAGAGACCAGGACCTGGCTACTAATGTTGTAAACGAGATAAGATCTTCAAGAATCGCAATAGTCATTCTTACAGATAACTACATGTCTTCGGAACGGTGCTTGGATGAGTTGGTGGAGATCATAGAGTGCAGCGAAGAGATTGGTCAAAAAGTGATCCCCGTTTATTATGATGTGGATACTGTTAATATCAGCAGGCAGATCCAAGACATTATTAAGACCGAATCGTACCCACAAAAACTGAGACAAGCTTTTACTGTAGTAAGCCAACTTCAGGGATATAATTTCTCAACCTG GGATCCTGAAACTGCGGTGAGTCAAATGCTGGCTGATGATATATCGTTTTCACCAAAAGAGTTATTTGACATGGAAACATTAAAAGAGGAATTCAATGGTCTAGAGTGGAAGGAGAAGGTGTTGTTTTGTCACATTGCTTGCTTTTTCAATAATGAGACATATGAGAATGTGACGCAATTGCTGAAAGACTGTGGGTTTGATGTTGGAGGTAGTCTTGAGATTCTATATGAAAAGTCTCTGATACAGATATCAGTAGAGAGAGTCATAATTATGCGTCCTGTGCTGCAAAAGATAGGCAGAGATGAAGTTCTTGCAGAATTCATTAACGTGCCTGCAAATCGTCAGTTCTTGATGGATACTGAGGGTTGCGACCTACTTATTGTTCTAACT GATGATACTAAAAGAATGTACGGTATCTCATTTAACATATCAGAAATGGAACAGAGATTGGCAAGAGATGAAAGACTCAAAGGAATGAAAAGGTTGAAGGTTATGAGAATGTACAAGGACAGTTTGTACGGTAAAGAAGTCCGAGTTCATTTAGTTATAGGCCTCCACTCTTTGTGGGAGCGCCTGAGTAATATTTGA
- the LOC106342531 gene encoding importin beta-like SAD2 isoform X2, which yields MDLPSLALILRAAALSPNPDERKASELQLNQLQHTPQHLVRLLQIAVDGNCDMAVRQIASIQFKNFIAKNWCPDDSGEQPMILQSDKELVRDNILVYVTQVPTLLRSQLGESLKTIIYADYPEQWPRLLDWVKYNLQNQQIYGALFVLRILSRKFKSDEERTPVSRIVEETFPLLLTIFNGLIQIENPSLEIAELMKLICKIFWSSIYLELPKQLFDINVFNAWMVLFLSVSERPVPVEGQPMDPELRKSWGWWKVKKWTVHILNRIYSRFGDPKLQTPENKPFAQMFQKNYAGRILEGHLNCLNTIRVGGYLPDRVTNLLLQYLSNSISKSSMYKLLLPRLDVLLFEIVFPLMCFNDSDQKLWEEDPHEYVRKGYNIIEDLYSPRTASMDFVNELVRKRGKDNLPKFVQFVVGIFRSYYEAPAEHKPYRQKDGAMLAVGALCDKLKQTDPYKSELEHMLVQHIFPEFSSPAGHLRAKAAWVAGQYAHINFSDQNNFRKALHSVVSGMRDPDLPVRVDSVFALRSFVEACKDLNEIRPILPQLLDEFFKLMNEVENEDLVFTLETIVDKFGEEMAPYAFGLCQNLAAAFWRCLNTSEASDDLDDVGALAAVGCLRAISTILESVSSLPQLFVEIEPTILPIMQKMLTADGQDVFEEVLEIASYMTFYSPNISLGMWSLWPLMVEALVDWAIDFFPNILVPMDNFISRGTAHFLTCKEPDYQQSLFTVLSTLMTDRNIEDSDIESAPKLIEVVFQNCKGQVDQWVEPYLRLTIDRLQRAETSYLKSLLIQVVANMLYYNPGLTLGVLHNTGLASTVFDHWFQMLQQKRKSGLPANFKREHDKKVCCLGLTSLLALPGGQFPDEALQRVFRATLDLLVAYKNQIAEAAKETEVDYENELNGLESDEDDDDDGSDGEMGMDDTEEGDEAESKKLKKLAAQAKAFGYDDEDDDDSDDDDFSDEEEFQSPIDEVDAFVFFVDAIRVMQASDAQRFQNLNQSLDFNYQAIANGIAQHAEVRRVEMEKEKQKKAAEAAASPVPAM from the exons ATGGATCTGCCAAGCCTCGCTTTGATCCTCCGAGCCGCCGCGCTCAGCCCCAATCCCGATGAACGCAAAGCTTCTGAGCTGCAACTCAATCAG TTGCAGCACACGCCACAGCACTTGGTGAGATTGTTGCAGATAGCCGTGGATGGGAACTGTGACATGGCAGTGCGTCAGATTGCTAGTATTCAGTTCAAGAACTTCATTGCTAAGAACTGGTGTCCTGATGATTCTG GAGAGCAGCCGATGATATTGCAAAGCGACAAAGAATTGGTGAGGGACAACATCCTCGTCTATGTCACCCAAGTTCCGACCTTACTCAG ATCACAACTTGGAGAGTCACTCAAGACAATCATATATGCTGACTACCCAGAACAATGGCCACGGCTTCTCGATTGGGTGAAGTACAACTTGCAAAATCAACAAATTTATGGAGCTTTGTTTGTGTTGCGGATACTCTCTAGAAA GTTCAAGTCAGACGAGGAGAGGACACCAGTTTCCCGCATTGTGGAGGAGACATTTCCTCTACTTTTGACTATTTTTAATGGGCTTATCCAGATAGAAAATCCCTCGCTGGAGATAGCAGAGTTAATGAAGCTGATATGCAAAATATTCTGGTCATCAATATAT CTGGAACTCCCAAAGCAATTATTTGACATTAACGTATTCAATGCCTGGATGGTTCTGTTCTTGAGTGTTTCGGAGCGTCCTGTTCCAGTTGAAGGCCAGCCTATGGATCCGGAACTTAGAAAATCTTGGGGCTGGTGGAAGGTCAAGAAGTGGACAGTGCACATCTTAAACAGGATCTATAGTCG GTTTGGAGACCCAAAACTTCAAACTCCAGAAAACAAGCCTTTCGCCCAAATGTTTCAAAAAAATTATGCCGGCAGAATTTTGGAAGGCCACCTAAATTGTCTGAATACTATTCGTGTTGGAGGCTATCTTCCCGACAGAGTTACCAATCTTCTTCTTCAGTACTTAAGCAACAG CATTTCAAAGAGTAGCATGTACAAATTGCTGCTGCCTCGGCTGGATGTTCTGCTTTTTGAGATTGTTTTCCCTCTAATGTGCTTTAACGACTCTGATCAAAAACTCTGGGAGGAAGACCCACATGAATACGTGAGGAAGGGTTACA ATATCATTGAGGACTTGTACAGTCCGCGAACAGCGTCTATGGATTTTGTAAATGAATTGGTTCGAAAACGTGGGAAAGATAACCTCCCAAAGTTTGTTCAGTTTGTTGTAGGGATCTTCAGGAG TTATTACGAAGCTCCTGCTGAACATAAGCCTTATCGTCAAAAAGATGGCGCTATGCTTGCTGTTGGAGCTCTTTGTGATAAACTGAAACAAACCGATCCCTACAAATCTGAACTAGAGCATATGTTGGTGCAACATATTTTTCCTGAATTCAGTAGTCCAGCTGGACATCTTAGAGCAAAG GCTGCATGGGTAGCTGGACAATATGCCCACATCAACTTCTCAGATCAGAACAACTTTCGTAAAGCATTGCACAGTGTTGTTTCGGGAATGCGTGATCCTGATCTCCCTGTCCGGGTTGATTCAGTTTTTGCATTACGTTCATTTGTTGAGGCCTGCAAGG ATTTGAATGAGATACGCCCAATCCTCCCTCAATTACTTGATG AATTTTTCAAACTCATGAATGAGGTAGAGAATGAAGACCTTGTTTTTACGTTGGAGACCATTGTCGATAAGTTTGGTGAGGAGATGGCTCCTTATGCTTTTGGATTATGCCAAAATCTG GCGGCTGCATTTTGGAGGTGCTTAAACACGTCAGAAGCCAGTGATGATCTGGATGACGTGGGAGCTTTAGCTGCAGTCGGTTGTTTGCGTGCCATAAGTACAATCCTTGAATCTGTTAGCAGTCTTCCTCAGCTGTTTGTTGAGATAGAGCCAACGATACTTCCAATAATGCAGAAAATGTTGACCGCTGATGGCCAAG ACGTATTCGAAGAAGTTTTGGAGATTGCATCATACATGACCTTTTATTCACCTAATATTTCATTGGGCATGTGGAGTCTCTGGCCATTAATGGTGGAAGCCTTGGTCGATTGGGCAATTGATTTCTTTCCAA ATATTTTGGTTCCAATGGACAACTTTATATCGAGGGGAACTGCTCATTTCCTCACTTGCAAGGAGCCCGACTATCAGCAAAGTCTATTTACTGTTCTTTCAACT CTTATGACCGACAGAAACATAGAAGACAGTGATATTGAGTCTGCTCCAAAGCTTATTGAAGTTGTTTTCCAGAATTGCAAAGGGCAGGTGGATCAGTGGGTTGAACCATATCTGCGGCTCACGATTGATAGGTTACAACGAGCGGAGACTTCGTACCTAAAATCTCTTCTTATTCAAGTG GTGGCAAACATGCTTTATTACAATCCAGGTTTGACGCTTGGTGTGTTGCATAACACAGGACTTGCTTCTACTGTGTTTGATCATTGGTTCCAGATGTTGCAACAAAAAAGAAAAAGTGGCCTGCCAGCAAATTTCAAAAG GGAACACGATAAAAAGGTTTGCTGCTTGGGTTTGACTTCGTTACTTGCTCTCCCGGGTGGTCAATTCCCCGACGAGGCGCTGCAGCGTGTTTTCAGGGCAACACTTGATCTTCTAGTTGCATATAAGAATCAGATAGCTG AAGCAGCAAAGGAGACGGAAGTAGATTATGAGAATGAGTTGAATGGACTCGAGAGTGATGAAGACGACGATGATGATGGGTCTGATGGGGAGATGGGGATGGATGATACCGAGGAGGGAGATGAAGCTGAAAGCAAGAAACTTAAGAAGTTAGCTGCACAG GCAAAGGCCTTCGGATATGATGATGAAGATGACGATGATTCCGATGATGATGACTTTAGCGATGAGGAAGAGTTCCAGTCACCCATCGATGAGGTGGATGCCTTTGTATTCTTTGTCGACGCAATTAGAG TTATGCAGGCGTCAGATGCGCAGAGGTTTCAGAACCTTAACCAGTCACTGGACTTCAATTATCAGGCGATCGCAAACGGAATAGCACAGCATGCAGAGGTGAGAAGAGTGGAGATGGAGAAAGAGAAGCAAAAGAAGGCAGCAGAAGCTGCTGCTTCTCCTGTTCCTGCTATGTGA
- the LOC106342531 gene encoding importin beta-like SAD2 isoform X1, which yields MDLPSLALILRAAALSPNPDERKASELQLNQLQHTPQHLVRLLQIAVDGNCDMAVRQIASIQFKNFIAKNWCPDDSGEQPMILQSDKELVRDNILVYVTQVPTLLRSQLGESLKTIIYADYPEQWPRLLDWVKYNLQNQQIYGALFVLRILSRKYEFKSDEERTPVSRIVEETFPLLLTIFNGLIQIENPSLEIAELMKLICKIFWSSIYLELPKQLFDINVFNAWMVLFLSVSERPVPVEGQPMDPELRKSWGWWKVKKWTVHILNRIYSRFGDPKLQTPENKPFAQMFQKNYAGRILEGHLNCLNTIRVGGYLPDRVTNLLLQYLSNSISKSSMYKLLLPRLDVLLFEIVFPLMCFNDSDQKLWEEDPHEYVRKGYNIIEDLYSPRTASMDFVNELVRKRGKDNLPKFVQFVVGIFRSYYEAPAEHKPYRQKDGAMLAVGALCDKLKQTDPYKSELEHMLVQHIFPEFSSPAGHLRAKAAWVAGQYAHINFSDQNNFRKALHSVVSGMRDPDLPVRVDSVFALRSFVEACKDLNEIRPILPQLLDEFFKLMNEVENEDLVFTLETIVDKFGEEMAPYAFGLCQNLAAAFWRCLNTSEASDDLDDVGALAAVGCLRAISTILESVSSLPQLFVEIEPTILPIMQKMLTADGQDVFEEVLEIASYMTFYSPNISLGMWSLWPLMVEALVDWAIDFFPNILVPMDNFISRGTAHFLTCKEPDYQQSLFTVLSTLMTDRNIEDSDIESAPKLIEVVFQNCKGQVDQWVEPYLRLTIDRLQRAETSYLKSLLIQVVANMLYYNPGLTLGVLHNTGLASTVFDHWFQMLQQKRKSGLPANFKREHDKKVCCLGLTSLLALPGGQFPDEALQRVFRATLDLLVAYKNQIAEAAKETEVDYENELNGLESDEDDDDDGSDGEMGMDDTEEGDEAESKKLKKLAAQAKAFGYDDEDDDDSDDDDFSDEEEFQSPIDEVDAFVFFVDAIRVMQASDAQRFQNLNQSLDFNYQAIANGIAQHAEVRRVEMEKEKQKKAAEAAASPVPAM from the exons ATGGATCTGCCAAGCCTCGCTTTGATCCTCCGAGCCGCCGCGCTCAGCCCCAATCCCGATGAACGCAAAGCTTCTGAGCTGCAACTCAATCAG TTGCAGCACACGCCACAGCACTTGGTGAGATTGTTGCAGATAGCCGTGGATGGGAACTGTGACATGGCAGTGCGTCAGATTGCTAGTATTCAGTTCAAGAACTTCATTGCTAAGAACTGGTGTCCTGATGATTCTG GAGAGCAGCCGATGATATTGCAAAGCGACAAAGAATTGGTGAGGGACAACATCCTCGTCTATGTCACCCAAGTTCCGACCTTACTCAG ATCACAACTTGGAGAGTCACTCAAGACAATCATATATGCTGACTACCCAGAACAATGGCCACGGCTTCTCGATTGGGTGAAGTACAACTTGCAAAATCAACAAATTTATGGAGCTTTGTTTGTGTTGCGGATACTCTCTAGAAAGTATGA GTTCAAGTCAGACGAGGAGAGGACACCAGTTTCCCGCATTGTGGAGGAGACATTTCCTCTACTTTTGACTATTTTTAATGGGCTTATCCAGATAGAAAATCCCTCGCTGGAGATAGCAGAGTTAATGAAGCTGATATGCAAAATATTCTGGTCATCAATATAT CTGGAACTCCCAAAGCAATTATTTGACATTAACGTATTCAATGCCTGGATGGTTCTGTTCTTGAGTGTTTCGGAGCGTCCTGTTCCAGTTGAAGGCCAGCCTATGGATCCGGAACTTAGAAAATCTTGGGGCTGGTGGAAGGTCAAGAAGTGGACAGTGCACATCTTAAACAGGATCTATAGTCG GTTTGGAGACCCAAAACTTCAAACTCCAGAAAACAAGCCTTTCGCCCAAATGTTTCAAAAAAATTATGCCGGCAGAATTTTGGAAGGCCACCTAAATTGTCTGAATACTATTCGTGTTGGAGGCTATCTTCCCGACAGAGTTACCAATCTTCTTCTTCAGTACTTAAGCAACAG CATTTCAAAGAGTAGCATGTACAAATTGCTGCTGCCTCGGCTGGATGTTCTGCTTTTTGAGATTGTTTTCCCTCTAATGTGCTTTAACGACTCTGATCAAAAACTCTGGGAGGAAGACCCACATGAATACGTGAGGAAGGGTTACA ATATCATTGAGGACTTGTACAGTCCGCGAACAGCGTCTATGGATTTTGTAAATGAATTGGTTCGAAAACGTGGGAAAGATAACCTCCCAAAGTTTGTTCAGTTTGTTGTAGGGATCTTCAGGAG TTATTACGAAGCTCCTGCTGAACATAAGCCTTATCGTCAAAAAGATGGCGCTATGCTTGCTGTTGGAGCTCTTTGTGATAAACTGAAACAAACCGATCCCTACAAATCTGAACTAGAGCATATGTTGGTGCAACATATTTTTCCTGAATTCAGTAGTCCAGCTGGACATCTTAGAGCAAAG GCTGCATGGGTAGCTGGACAATATGCCCACATCAACTTCTCAGATCAGAACAACTTTCGTAAAGCATTGCACAGTGTTGTTTCGGGAATGCGTGATCCTGATCTCCCTGTCCGGGTTGATTCAGTTTTTGCATTACGTTCATTTGTTGAGGCCTGCAAGG ATTTGAATGAGATACGCCCAATCCTCCCTCAATTACTTGATG AATTTTTCAAACTCATGAATGAGGTAGAGAATGAAGACCTTGTTTTTACGTTGGAGACCATTGTCGATAAGTTTGGTGAGGAGATGGCTCCTTATGCTTTTGGATTATGCCAAAATCTG GCGGCTGCATTTTGGAGGTGCTTAAACACGTCAGAAGCCAGTGATGATCTGGATGACGTGGGAGCTTTAGCTGCAGTCGGTTGTTTGCGTGCCATAAGTACAATCCTTGAATCTGTTAGCAGTCTTCCTCAGCTGTTTGTTGAGATAGAGCCAACGATACTTCCAATAATGCAGAAAATGTTGACCGCTGATGGCCAAG ACGTATTCGAAGAAGTTTTGGAGATTGCATCATACATGACCTTTTATTCACCTAATATTTCATTGGGCATGTGGAGTCTCTGGCCATTAATGGTGGAAGCCTTGGTCGATTGGGCAATTGATTTCTTTCCAA ATATTTTGGTTCCAATGGACAACTTTATATCGAGGGGAACTGCTCATTTCCTCACTTGCAAGGAGCCCGACTATCAGCAAAGTCTATTTACTGTTCTTTCAACT CTTATGACCGACAGAAACATAGAAGACAGTGATATTGAGTCTGCTCCAAAGCTTATTGAAGTTGTTTTCCAGAATTGCAAAGGGCAGGTGGATCAGTGGGTTGAACCATATCTGCGGCTCACGATTGATAGGTTACAACGAGCGGAGACTTCGTACCTAAAATCTCTTCTTATTCAAGTG GTGGCAAACATGCTTTATTACAATCCAGGTTTGACGCTTGGTGTGTTGCATAACACAGGACTTGCTTCTACTGTGTTTGATCATTGGTTCCAGATGTTGCAACAAAAAAGAAAAAGTGGCCTGCCAGCAAATTTCAAAAG GGAACACGATAAAAAGGTTTGCTGCTTGGGTTTGACTTCGTTACTTGCTCTCCCGGGTGGTCAATTCCCCGACGAGGCGCTGCAGCGTGTTTTCAGGGCAACACTTGATCTTCTAGTTGCATATAAGAATCAGATAGCTG AAGCAGCAAAGGAGACGGAAGTAGATTATGAGAATGAGTTGAATGGACTCGAGAGTGATGAAGACGACGATGATGATGGGTCTGATGGGGAGATGGGGATGGATGATACCGAGGAGGGAGATGAAGCTGAAAGCAAGAAACTTAAGAAGTTAGCTGCACAG GCAAAGGCCTTCGGATATGATGATGAAGATGACGATGATTCCGATGATGATGACTTTAGCGATGAGGAAGAGTTCCAGTCACCCATCGATGAGGTGGATGCCTTTGTATTCTTTGTCGACGCAATTAGAG TTATGCAGGCGTCAGATGCGCAGAGGTTTCAGAACCTTAACCAGTCACTGGACTTCAATTATCAGGCGATCGCAAACGGAATAGCACAGCATGCAGAGGTGAGAAGAGTGGAGATGGAGAAAGAGAAGCAAAAGAAGGCAGCAGAAGCTGCTGCTTCTCCTGTTCCTGCTATGTGA
- the LOC106338107 gene encoding mitogen-activated protein kinase kinase kinase 1-like, which translates to MTSSTEFVKSLGKGSFGSVNLIKFTKPDGSKPYYHAVKSSNAQDYDSLYNEFQILSKLRDCPRIVQTFGTSLQRGVNDNGTRVYNMSMEYAAGGSLTSFMETRSLTDTMIKDFTRMILEGLVSVHDHGYVHCDLKPDNLLVFPRDDVGVTKEVSYELKLSDFGMSTEAGEESVFWDFDSPYLGTPLYMSPESVNYGVADTSLDLWSLGCVVLEMYTRQPPWPFQDSEELLCHLLDEKAPEIPESLPWEARQFLQTCFARNPVERGSASDLLKHPFLLRGVSDEKRVMVTAAGSRIKSVAVLKSRVIMKKPIRVKILPPKTPQFKKVLNRPLRLKTIPPKPPGFNLVFVQSFCLSVSVCSVALLLGGRWCRAN; encoded by the coding sequence ATGACGTCGTCGACGGAATTTGTGAAGTCGTTAGGCAAAGGTTCGTTTGGTTCCGTCAATCTCATCAAGTTCACTAAACCCGACGGCTCGAAGCCATACTACCACGCTGTGAAAAGCTCAAACGCACAAGACTACGACTCTCTCTACAACGAGTTTCAGATTCTATCTAAACTTAGAGATTGTCCGAGAATTGTGCAAACGTTTGGTACATCTCTCCAGAGAGGTGTGAATGATAACGGAACAAGAGTTTATAACATGTCGATGGAGTACGCAGCTGGCGGAAGTTTAACTTCGTTCATGGAAACAAGGTCGTTGACCGACACGATGATCAAAGACTTCACTCGTATGATTCTTGAAGGACTGGTCTCTGTTCATGATCACGGATACGTCCACTGCGACCTCAAACCGGACAATCTTCTTGTGTTTCCACGTGATGATGTTGGCGTAACGAAAGAAGTTTCGTATGAGTTGAAGCTTTCAGACTTTGGAATGTCGACAGAAGCTGGAGAGGAGTCGGTGTTTTGGGACTTTGATTCTCCCTACTTGGGAACGCCTCTTTACATGTCTCCCGAGTCTGTTAACTACGGCGTTGCCGACACATCGTTAGACTTGTGGTCGCTAGGTTGCGTTGTGTTGGAGATGTACACACGACAGCCTCCGTGGCCGTTCCAGGACTCGGAAGAGCTTTTGTGTCATTTATTGGATGAGAAGGCGCCAGAGATTCCAGAGTCTCTTCCTTGGGAGGCAAGGCAGTTTCTGCAAACGTGCTTTGCAAGAAATCCTGTGGAGAGGGGAAGTGCTTCGGATCTGTTGAAGCATCCGTTTCTTCTCCGGGGAGTTTCTGATGAGAAGAGAGTGATGGTTACAGCCGCCGGAAGTAGGATAAAGTCGGTGGCTGTACTGAAGTCTAGGGTTATAATGAAGAAGCCAATAAGAGTGAAAATTCTTCCACCAAAGACGCCACAGTTTAAGAAAGTTTTGAATAGGCCCTTGAGGCTCAAGACTATACCTCCAAAACCGCCAGGATTCAATCTCGTGTTTGTTCAGTCGTTTTGTCTCAGTGTATCAGTGTGTTCTGTCGCTTTGTTACTTGGTGGTAGATGGTGTAGAGCAAATTAA
- the LOC106338108 gene encoding uncharacterized protein LOC106338108 → MEHLFFKCPYTQALWRGANLLDRTFTDNSISFEEKLKAIVSSVNNKALNPIDRQQPLWILWRIWKSRNLLVYRRKQTDWKVDLKQAQHEAREWTQVLYSTESNSNTTQRLSGRHKQSMWERPPCDYVKINYDGSRRQNMSTGGWIFRDAQGFFLGGGQGKQSVNGDESLETELQALLMAMQHTWTKGYRKVIFEGAVENGVVSGKKLKREGEVVVDNCNIIERCFWEEHPHILSYS, encoded by the exons ATGGAACATCTCTTCTTTAAATGCCCGTATACTCAAGCACTTTGGAGAGGGGCAAATCTACTAGACCGTACGTTTACTGATAATAGTATCAGTTTTGAAGAGAAATTAAAGGCTATCGTATCCTCGGTCAATAATAAGGCGCTTAACCCTATTGATAGGCAACAACCTTTGTGGATCCTCTGGCGCATCTGGAAAAGCAGAAACCTTTTGGTTTATAGACGGAAACAGACTGATTGGAAAGTAGACCTCAAACAAGCTCAACATGAAGCACGAGAATGGACTCAGGTGTTGTATTCAACTGAAAGCAACAGTAATACAACCCAGAGGCTAAGTGGGAGGCATAAACAATCAATGTGGGAGAGACCTCCTTGTGATTATGTGAAGATTAATTATGATGGGAGTAGGAGACAAAATATGTCAACAGGAGGGTGGATATTCAGAGATGCTCAAGGATTTTTCCTAGGTGGAGGCCAGGGTAAACAATCAGTTAACGGAGATGAAAGTCTGGAGACAGAATTACAAGCTCTTCTTATGGCAATGCAACATACGTGGACAAAAGGTTACCGTAAAGTGATTTTTGAAG GAGCAGTCGAGAACGGAGTAGTTTCAGGGAAGAAGTTGAAACGGGAAGGAGAAGTGGTTGTAGATAATTGCAACATCATTGAACGCTGTTTCTGGGAAGAACATCCACACATCCTTAGCTATTCATAG